The following coding sequences lie in one Oceanicola sp. 502str15 genomic window:
- the betC gene encoding choline-sulfatase, which translates to MSRPNFLIIMVDQLNGTLFPNGPADWLHAPNLKRLAARSTRFKNGYTASPLCAPGRASFMSGQLPSVTGVYDNAAEFPSDLPTYAHHLRRAGYQTCLSGKMHFVGPDQMHGFEERLTTDIYPADFGWTPDYRKPGERIDWWYHNMGSVTGAGVAEISNQMEYDDEVAYNATRKLYDLARGHDDRPWCLTVSFTHPHDPYVARKKFWDMYEDCEHLLPEVGALAYEEQDPHSKRIFDANDWRSFDITEDDIRRSRRAYFANISYLDEKVGELFDVLDRTRQEATILFVSDHGDMLGARGLWFKMTFYEGSSRVPVMIASPEMEPGLVEAPVSNIDICPTLCDLAGVSMEEVMPWTAGESLKPLGQGQMRESAVAMEYAAEASYAPLVSLRKGRYKLNLCALDPDQLFDLEADPHELENLASNPAHAEPYAALKAEAEARWDLPRFDAEVRRSQARRWVVYEALRNGEYYPWDYQPLQKASERFMRNHMDLNTVEEDARFPRGE; encoded by the coding sequence ATCATCATGGTCGACCAGCTGAACGGCACCCTCTTTCCCAATGGCCCCGCCGACTGGCTGCACGCGCCCAACCTCAAGCGGCTGGCGGCGCGCTCGACCCGTTTCAAGAACGGCTACACCGCCTCGCCGCTCTGCGCCCCCGGCCGGGCCAGCTTCATGTCGGGGCAGTTGCCCTCCGTCACCGGCGTTTATGACAACGCCGCCGAGTTCCCTTCCGACCTGCCGACCTATGCCCACCACCTGCGCCGCGCGGGCTACCAGACCTGCCTTTCGGGCAAGATGCATTTCGTCGGCCCCGACCAGATGCACGGCTTTGAAGAGCGGCTGACGACCGATATCTACCCCGCCGATTTCGGCTGGACGCCCGATTACCGCAAGCCCGGCGAACGCATCGACTGGTGGTATCACAACATGGGCTCGGTGACGGGCGCGGGTGTGGCCGAGATTTCCAACCAGATGGAATACGACGACGAGGTGGCCTACAACGCGACCCGCAAGCTCTACGATCTGGCCCGCGGTCACGACGACCGCCCTTGGTGCCTGACCGTCAGCTTCACCCATCCGCACGATCCCTACGTCGCCCGCAAGAAATTCTGGGACATGTACGAGGATTGCGAGCATCTGCTCCCCGAGGTCGGCGCCCTCGCCTACGAAGAACAAGACCCTCATTCCAAACGCATTTTTGACGCCAACGACTGGCGCAGCTTCGATATCACCGAAGACGATATCCGCCGCTCCCGCCGTGCCTACTTCGCCAATATCTCCTACCTCGACGAGAAAGTGGGCGAGTTGTTCGACGTGCTGGACCGCACCCGGCAGGAGGCCACGATCCTCTTTGTCTCTGATCATGGTGACATGCTCGGCGCGCGCGGCCTCTGGTTCAAGATGACCTTCTATGAGGGCTCCTCCCGGGTGCCGGTGATGATCGCCTCGCCCGAGATGGAGCCGGGTCTGGTAGAGGCCCCGGTCAGCAACATCGACATCTGCCCCACCCTCTGTGATCTCGCCGGGGTGAGCATGGAAGAAGTCATGCCCTGGACGGCGGGCGAAAGCCTCAAACCCTTGGGCCAGGGTCAGATGCGCGAGAGCGCCGTGGCCATGGAGTATGCCGCCGAAGCCAGCTACGCGCCGCTCGTTTCGCTCCGCAAAGGGCGCTACAAGCTGAACCTCTGCGCGCTCGACCCCGATCAACTCTTCGATCTCGAGGCTGATCCTCACGAGCTTGAAAACCTTGCGAGCAACCCGGCCCATGCCGAGCCCTACGCCGCCCTGAAGGCCGAGGCCGAGGCCCGCTGGGATCTGCCCCGCTTCGATGCAGAAGTGCGCCGCAGCCAGGCCCGCCGCTGGGTTGTCTACGAGGCGTTGCGCAATGGCGAATACTACCCGTGGGACTACCAGCCGCTGCAAAAGGCCTCCGAGCGCTTCATGCGCAATCACATGGATCTGAACACCGTCGAAGAAGACGCCCGCTTTCCGCGCGGCGAGTGA